One genomic segment of Pandoraea sputorum includes these proteins:
- a CDS encoding sulfurtransferase: MIHTHFTTLISPQNLDALMQTAAGGGAPVVIFDCRFDLANPKAGEEAYVQGHIFGAFYAHLERDLSGKTNGKNGRHPLPDRDALVRHLAACGLSKGQQVVAYDAQGGMYAARLWWLLRWLGHESVAVLDGGLQAWEAAGFKLDAAPPEAPPPGDFAPGEPLATTADAAAIERNLTSHERLVIDARAPDRYRGENETLDPIGGHIPGAKNRFFKDNLGADGRFKPAATLREEFTQVIGHDRLPERVISQCGSGVTACHNLLAMEVAGLHGASLYPGSWSEWCADKRRPVSTGAQP; encoded by the coding sequence ATGATTCATACGCATTTCACCACGCTCATCAGTCCGCAAAATCTCGATGCGCTGATGCAAACCGCCGCCGGTGGCGGCGCCCCGGTGGTCATCTTCGATTGCCGTTTCGATCTCGCCAATCCGAAGGCCGGCGAGGAAGCCTACGTTCAGGGCCATATCTTCGGTGCGTTCTATGCGCATCTCGAACGCGATCTCTCCGGCAAAACGAACGGAAAGAACGGTCGTCACCCGCTGCCTGATCGCGACGCCCTCGTCCGACACCTCGCCGCATGCGGCCTGTCGAAGGGCCAGCAGGTTGTCGCATATGACGCGCAGGGCGGCATGTACGCCGCACGCCTGTGGTGGTTGCTGCGCTGGCTCGGACACGAGTCGGTCGCGGTACTCGACGGCGGCCTGCAAGCGTGGGAAGCCGCCGGGTTCAAGCTCGACGCCGCACCGCCCGAAGCGCCGCCTCCCGGCGATTTCGCGCCGGGTGAACCGCTGGCGACGACGGCAGACGCCGCCGCCATCGAGCGCAACCTCACGTCGCACGAGCGTCTTGTTATCGACGCCCGTGCACCGGACCGCTATCGCGGCGAAAACGAAACCCTCGACCCGATTGGCGGCCATATTCCAGGCGCAAAGAATCGTTTCTTCAAAGACAACCTCGGCGCGGACGGCCGCTTCAAACCTGCGGCGACTCTTCGCGAGGAGTTCACACAGGTCATCGGCCACGACCGCCTGCCGGAACGCGTCATCTCGCAGTGCGGCTCGGGCGTGACCGCTTGCCACAATCTGCTGGCGATGGAAGTGGCCGGGCTGCACGGCGCTAGCCTCTACCCCGGCTCGTGGAGCGAGTGGTGTGCGGACAAGCGTCGTCCGGTATCGACGGGGGCTCAACCCTGA
- a CDS encoding DMT family transporter, with translation MQSLWMLVSAFMFTLMGLFIKLAANEYNTGEIVLYRSLIGVIVLLGMARLRGQSIRTRHLGSHVKRSTAGVISLGLWFFSLTQLPLSTAMTLNYMSPIWISLIVMGTAAMRGSLRTDFRLVAAIFAGFVGVALLLQPTIDSQAWVAGVAGVVSGVFSAVAYMQVKELGAAGEPDWRIVFYFSAGGVLLGLAWVAIEGLHPMTWRGAGLMLGVGVAALIAQTALTRAFSLGNTLVTANLQYSGVIFATLISMLVWGDWPALAGWIGMLLIVASGMTALRRPSPSA, from the coding sequence ATGCAATCGCTCTGGATGTTGGTCTCCGCCTTCATGTTCACGTTGATGGGGCTCTTCATCAAACTGGCGGCAAACGAATACAACACCGGCGAAATTGTTCTCTACCGCAGCCTGATCGGCGTAATCGTCCTTCTTGGGATGGCGCGATTGCGGGGCCAGTCCATTCGTACCCGTCATCTGGGATCGCACGTCAAACGCAGCACAGCCGGTGTCATTTCCCTCGGGCTCTGGTTCTTTTCGCTCACGCAATTGCCGCTCTCCACGGCAATGACACTCAACTACATGTCGCCGATCTGGATTTCGCTGATCGTGATGGGAACGGCGGCAATGCGCGGTAGCCTGCGCACCGATTTCAGGCTGGTGGCGGCGATCTTCGCCGGTTTCGTGGGCGTAGCACTCCTGTTGCAGCCGACCATCGACAGTCAGGCGTGGGTTGCGGGTGTTGCAGGCGTTGTCTCGGGCGTGTTCTCGGCCGTCGCCTATATGCAGGTCAAGGAGCTAGGCGCAGCAGGCGAACCCGACTGGCGCATCGTTTTCTACTTCTCGGCGGGCGGCGTGCTGCTCGGCCTGGCCTGGGTCGCCATTGAAGGCTTGCACCCGATGACCTGGCGCGGCGCGGGCCTGATGCTGGGCGTCGGGGTCGCCGCATTGATTGCGCAGACGGCACTCACCCGGGCATTCAGTCTGGGCAATACGCTCGTCACTGCGAATCTCCAATATTCGGGCGTAATCTTCGCTACACTGATCAGCATGCTTGTCTGGGGCGACTGGCCTGCACTGGCCGGCTGGATCGGCATGCTGCTCATCGTAGCGAGCGGCATGACCGCACTGCGCCGGCCATCCCCCTCCGCCTGA
- a CDS encoding aromatic ring-hydroxylating oxygenase subunit alpha, whose product MSNLSSALQLKPASSQLPVYTYFDEALLAREREVLFKHGPRYVGHELMVPEVGDYFALPAEQEGRMLVRNGAGEHNGIELLSNVCRHRQAVMLNGRGNTPNIVCPLHRWTYDTKGELLGAPHFPEKPCLNLGKFPLQRWNGLLFEAEGRDVQADLARLGVKHHLDFSNFMFDHVEVHECNYNWKTFIEVYLEDYHVVPFHPGLGSFVSCEDLSWEFGDWYSVQTVGVHEGLAKPGSPIYRQWHDVLLRYREGVPPDFGAIWMVYYPHLMIEWYPHVLVVSWLIPHGPQKTTNIVEFYYPEEIALFEREFIEAERAAYMETAREDDEIAERMDAGRRALFQRGVSETGPYQSPMEDGMQHFHEFLRRQMGDF is encoded by the coding sequence ATGTCCAATCTAAGCAGCGCTTTGCAACTAAAACCGGCCTCAAGCCAACTGCCGGTCTACACGTATTTCGACGAGGCGCTCCTCGCCCGCGAGCGTGAAGTCCTGTTTAAGCACGGCCCCCGTTACGTGGGCCACGAACTGATGGTCCCGGAAGTCGGCGATTATTTCGCGCTTCCGGCAGAGCAGGAAGGTCGCATGCTGGTCCGCAACGGTGCGGGCGAGCATAACGGCATCGAATTGCTCTCGAACGTCTGCCGTCATCGTCAGGCGGTCATGCTCAATGGGCGTGGGAACACGCCCAATATCGTTTGCCCGCTTCACCGTTGGACTTACGACACAAAGGGCGAACTGCTCGGCGCGCCGCATTTCCCGGAGAAGCCCTGCCTGAACCTCGGCAAGTTCCCGCTGCAACGCTGGAACGGGCTGCTGTTCGAAGCAGAAGGCCGCGATGTGCAGGCCGATCTCGCACGACTGGGCGTGAAGCACCATCTCGACTTCTCGAACTTCATGTTCGATCACGTCGAAGTTCACGAATGTAACTACAACTGGAAGACGTTCATCGAGGTTTACCTCGAGGACTATCACGTCGTGCCGTTCCACCCAGGTCTGGGCAGCTTCGTTTCGTGCGAAGACCTGAGCTGGGAGTTCGGCGACTGGTACAGCGTCCAGACGGTTGGCGTGCATGAAGGTCTCGCAAAACCCGGCAGCCCCATCTACCGCCAGTGGCACGACGTGCTGCTGCGCTACCGGGAAGGCGTGCCGCCGGACTTCGGTGCGATCTGGATGGTGTACTACCCGCATCTCATGATCGAGTGGTACCCGCACGTGCTCGTGGTGTCGTGGCTGATTCCGCACGGACCGCAGAAGACGACGAACATCGTCGAATTCTATTACCCCGAGGAAATCGCGCTCTTCGAACGCGAATTCATCGAGGCCGAGCGTGCCGCCTATATGGAAACGGCACGCGAAGACGACGAGATTGCCGAACGCATGGACGCCGGACGTCGCGCCCTGTTCCAGCGTGGCGTCTCGGAAACGGGTCCATATCAGAGCCCGATGGAAGACGGCATGCAACACTTCCACGAGTTCCTGCGTCGCCAGATGGGGGATTTCTAA
- a CDS encoding exodeoxyribonuclease VII small subunit yields MAKTAKSQDAAPEAPQDLPETYEAALAELEQLVGRMEGGELGLEESLGAYRRGAVLVKYCQGLLEKVEQQVKVLEGETLKPLEASSRDEF; encoded by the coding sequence ATGGCCAAGACTGCAAAGTCGCAAGACGCGGCGCCCGAGGCGCCGCAAGACCTGCCCGAGACCTATGAGGCTGCGCTGGCTGAGCTCGAGCAGCTCGTCGGACGCATGGAGGGCGGTGAGCTGGGACTGGAAGAATCGTTAGGCGCGTATCGGCGCGGCGCCGTCCTGGTGAAGTACTGCCAGGGTCTGCTCGAGAAGGTCGAGCAGCAGGTGAAGGTGCTCGAAGGCGAGACGCTAAAGCCGCTCGAAGCGTCGTCGCGCGACGAGTTCTAA
- a CDS encoding polyprenyl synthetase family protein, which yields MADQNIKAWMQAVQARVEQALDAALPKAADGGSARLNESMRYAVLGGGKRVRPLLCFAAGEVTQASETALDRAACAVEMIHAYSLVHDDLPCMDDDDLRRGKPTVHVQYDEATGLLAGDGLQTQAFALLGEATGDLSAAQSLALVRELALASGALGMAGGQAIDLESVGIKLTQSQLENMHRLKTGALLRASLRMGAICGRALSDDETIALDAYAAAVGLAFQVVDDILDTTADSATLGKTAGKDAANDKPTYVSLMGLDGARAYAEKLRADAHAASASLGNADRLRALADYVVDRIN from the coding sequence ATGGCGGATCAGAATATCAAGGCCTGGATGCAGGCAGTACAGGCCCGTGTGGAACAGGCGCTCGACGCTGCGCTGCCCAAGGCGGCCGATGGCGGCTCGGCGCGACTCAACGAATCGATGCGTTACGCCGTGCTCGGCGGCGGCAAGCGGGTGCGCCCGCTGCTGTGCTTCGCTGCGGGCGAAGTCACGCAGGCCAGCGAGACGGCACTCGATCGCGCAGCGTGCGCCGTCGAAATGATTCATGCGTATTCGCTGGTGCACGACGATCTGCCGTGCATGGACGATGACGACCTGCGCCGTGGCAAGCCGACGGTGCACGTGCAGTACGACGAGGCGACCGGTCTGCTCGCGGGCGACGGTCTGCAGACGCAGGCCTTCGCGCTGCTGGGTGAGGCGACGGGCGATCTGAGCGCTGCGCAGTCGCTCGCGCTGGTGCGCGAACTGGCGCTGGCCTCGGGCGCGCTCGGCATGGCTGGCGGTCAGGCCATCGATCTGGAAAGCGTGGGCATCAAGCTCACGCAGTCGCAACTGGAAAACATGCATCGCCTGAAGACGGGCGCATTGCTGCGTGCTTCGCTGCGTATGGGCGCCATCTGCGGCCGCGCGCTGTCGGACGACGAAACGATCGCGCTCGACGCCTACGCGGCAGCCGTCGGACTGGCTTTCCAGGTGGTGGACGACATTCTCGACACGACGGCCGACTCGGCCACGCTGGGCAAGACCGCAGGCAAGGACGCCGCCAACGACAAGCCGACCTACGTGTCGCTGATGGGTCTCGACGGCGCACGCGCTTACGCGGAAAAGCTGCGTGCCGATGCGCATGCAGCGAGTGCGTCGCTGGGTAACGCAGATCGTCTGCGTGCACTGGCCGATTACGTTGTCGATCGCATTAATTGA
- the dxs gene encoding 1-deoxy-D-xylulose-5-phosphate synthase: MYELLNTIDDPADLRRLERRQLAPLAEELRAFVLESVSRTGGHLSSNLGTVELTIALHYVFNTPEDRIVWDVGHQSYPHKILTGRREQMGSLRQLGGISGFPKRDESPYDTFGTAHSSTSISAALGMALGARTKGENRFGIAVIGDGSMTAGMAFEAMNNAGVHEDVPLLVILNDNDMSISPPVGALNRYLARLMSGRFYAAAKKGVEKVLSVAPPVLELARKFEEHAKGMVVPATMFEEFGFNYIGPIDGHDLDSLIPTLENIKNLKGPQFLHVVTRKGYGYKLAEADPVLYHGPGKFNPAEGIKPSTSSKKTYTQVFGDWLCDIAAVDKRIVGITPAMREGSGLVEFEKRFPDRYYDVGIAEQHAVTFAGGMATEGLKPIVAIYSTFLQRGYDQLIHDVALQNLPVVFALDRSGLVGADGATHAGAYDIPFMRCIPNMVVMAPSDENECRQMLYTGVQIDGPSAVRYPRGAGTGAVIEQTMTALPIGKGVVRRESQAEAGRRVAILAFGSMVAPSLAAAAQLDATVADMRFVKPIDDELIARLAQTHDYLVTVEEGSIMGGAGSAVAESLLASGGNRPVLQLGLPDRFIDHGDPALLLSGVGLDAAGIAKSICERFDLPSAEATQTTGKTAAKLVA; the protein is encoded by the coding sequence ATGTACGAACTTCTAAATACTATCGATGACCCGGCCGATTTGCGGCGTCTGGAGCGTCGCCAACTCGCGCCGCTGGCCGAAGAGCTACGGGCTTTCGTGCTTGAGAGCGTGTCGCGTACCGGCGGCCACCTGTCGTCCAACCTCGGCACGGTCGAGCTGACGATTGCGCTGCACTACGTCTTCAACACGCCGGAAGATCGCATTGTCTGGGACGTGGGCCACCAGAGCTATCCGCACAAGATCCTGACGGGTCGTCGCGAACAGATGGGTTCGCTGCGCCAGCTTGGCGGTATCTCGGGTTTCCCGAAGCGCGACGAATCGCCGTACGACACGTTCGGCACGGCGCACTCGAGCACGTCGATTTCGGCGGCGCTCGGCATGGCGCTCGGCGCACGCACGAAGGGTGAGAACCGTTTCGGCATCGCGGTGATCGGCGACGGTTCGATGACGGCCGGTATGGCGTTCGAGGCGATGAACAACGCCGGCGTGCATGAAGACGTGCCGCTGCTGGTCATCCTCAACGACAACGACATGTCGATCTCGCCGCCGGTCGGCGCGCTCAACCGCTATCTGGCCCGCCTGATGTCGGGCCGTTTCTACGCCGCTGCGAAGAAGGGCGTGGAGAAGGTGCTGAGCGTTGCACCCCCGGTGCTTGAGCTGGCGCGCAAGTTCGAAGAGCATGCCAAGGGCATGGTCGTTCCCGCCACGATGTTCGAAGAGTTCGGCTTCAACTACATCGGCCCGATCGACGGTCACGACCTCGACTCGCTGATTCCGACGCTCGAGAACATCAAGAATCTGAAGGGCCCGCAGTTCCTGCACGTCGTCACGCGCAAGGGCTATGGCTACAAGCTCGCGGAAGCCGACCCGGTGCTGTATCACGGTCCGGGCAAGTTCAACCCGGCCGAAGGTATCAAGCCGAGCACGAGCAGCAAGAAGACGTACACGCAAGTGTTCGGTGACTGGCTGTGCGATATCGCGGCAGTGGACAAGCGCATTGTGGGCATTACCCCGGCCATGCGCGAAGGCTCCGGCCTCGTGGAGTTCGAGAAGCGTTTCCCGGATCGTTACTACGACGTGGGCATCGCCGAGCAGCATGCGGTGACGTTTGCTGGTGGTATGGCGACCGAAGGTCTGAAGCCGATCGTCGCGATCTACTCGACGTTCCTGCAACGCGGTTACGATCAACTGATTCACGACGTCGCGCTGCAAAACCTGCCGGTCGTGTTCGCGCTGGACCGCTCGGGCCTCGTGGGTGCCGATGGTGCGACCCACGCTGGCGCGTACGACATTCCGTTCATGCGCTGCATTCCGAATATGGTCGTGATGGCGCCGTCGGACGAGAACGAATGCCGCCAGATGCTTTACACCGGCGTGCAGATCGATGGTCCGTCTGCGGTGCGCTATCCGCGTGGTGCAGGCACGGGTGCCGTGATCGAACAGACGATGACGGCACTGCCGATCGGCAAGGGCGTGGTGCGCCGCGAGAGCCAGGCGGAAGCCGGACGTCGCGTCGCCATCCTCGCTTTCGGTAGCATGGTGGCGCCGTCGCTTGCAGCGGCAGCGCAACTCGACGCGACTGTGGCCGACATGCGCTTCGTCAAGCCGATCGATGACGAACTGATCGCACGACTGGCGCAAACGCACGACTACCTCGTGACGGTGGAAGAGGGCAGCATCATGGGCGGCGCGGGCTCGGCCGTGGCCGAATCCCTGTTGGCCAGTGGGGGTAATCGACCCGTACTACAATTGGGCCTGCCCGATCGCTTCATCGATCATGGCGACCCGGCATTGTTGCTGTCCGGTGTGGGTCTTGACGCCGCAGGTATCGCCAAGTCGATCTGCGAGCGCTTCGATCTTCCGTCGGCAGAGGCCACTCAGACAACCGGCAAGACCGCGGCGAAGCTCGTCGCCTGA